From Actinosynnema mirum DSM 43827, a single genomic window includes:
- a CDS encoding thioesterase II family protein, with protein sequence MIVDETAARWARIYHPNPTAPVRLVCFPHAGGSASYYHPLSARFGPSWDVVALQYPGRQDRRLEPCVDDLERLADLVADVLRGLPAKPTVFFGHSMGAALAFETAVRLERDGAGPREVVASGRRGPNTRADEQVHLLDDRGVLAEVRALSGTDSALLDDEELMRMALPAIRADYTAIETYRCPPDRRIAADLTVLTGDADPKTTVEEAAAWEPHTTGAFQLEVFPGGHFFIATQARAVGDRIERALKAAL encoded by the coding sequence GTGATCGTTGACGAGACCGCAGCCCGGTGGGCGCGCATCTACCACCCGAACCCGACCGCGCCCGTCCGGCTGGTGTGCTTCCCGCACGCGGGCGGCTCGGCGAGCTACTACCACCCGCTCTCGGCCCGCTTCGGCCCGTCCTGGGACGTCGTGGCGCTCCAGTACCCCGGCCGCCAGGACCGGCGCCTCGAGCCGTGCGTGGACGACCTGGAGCGGCTGGCCGACCTGGTCGCGGACGTGCTGCGCGGGCTCCCGGCGAAGCCGACGGTGTTCTTCGGGCACAGCATGGGCGCGGCGCTGGCGTTCGAGACGGCGGTGCGCCTGGAGCGCGACGGCGCGGGCCCGCGCGAGGTGGTCGCCTCCGGCCGCAGGGGCCCGAACACCCGCGCCGACGAGCAGGTCCACCTGCTGGACGACCGGGGCGTCCTGGCCGAGGTGCGCGCGCTGAGCGGCACCGACTCGGCGCTGCTGGACGACGAGGAGCTGATGCGGATGGCGCTGCCCGCGATCCGCGCCGACTACACCGCGATCGAGACCTACCGCTGCCCGCCCGACCGCCGGATCGCGGCCGACCTGACCGTGCTGACCGGCGACGCCGACCCGAAGACCACGGTCGAGGAGGCCGCGGCCTGGGAGCCGCACACCACGGGCGCGTTCCAGCTGGAGGTGTTCCCCGGCGGGCACTTCTTCATCGCCACGCAGGCCAGGGCCGTGGGCGACCGGATCGAGCGCGCGCTCAAGGCCGCGCTCTGA
- a CDS encoding SMP-30/gluconolactonase/LRE family protein, protein MTALLPNFDTAVVAEWPPGTFVENLAPGGRGRWLVTLPSHRRVDVVQPDGAHRPLVELPHPATGIAPVPGGALVLTGPLGEAGWRLLRVGTEAGVREVCELPDLRFGNGMAWAGNELLVADSALGAVFAVDPESGRARVWLHHELLARQDPRSPFPGVNGVSAHAGQVHLTSTDRGLLLRCPVDAANPAAEVEVVATGVCGDDLAATDDGALWIATHTGDSVVRRLPGGELEEVAGVRQGAAGATAVAVDPEAPEVLYATTNGGMTRSRGRAPGPGRLLRISPRAR, encoded by the coding sequence ATGACCGCACTGCTCCCGAACTTCGACACCGCCGTGGTGGCCGAGTGGCCGCCGGGGACGTTCGTGGAGAACCTCGCGCCGGGCGGGCGCGGGCGCTGGCTCGTCACGCTGCCCTCGCACCGGCGCGTCGACGTCGTCCAGCCCGACGGCGCGCACCGGCCGCTCGTCGAACTCCCCCACCCGGCCACCGGGATCGCGCCGGTTCCCGGTGGCGCGCTCGTGCTCACCGGGCCGCTCGGCGAGGCCGGGTGGCGGCTGCTGCGGGTGGGGACCGAGGCCGGGGTCCGGGAGGTGTGCGAGCTGCCCGACCTGCGCTTCGGCAACGGCATGGCGTGGGCGGGGAACGAGCTGCTGGTCGCGGACTCGGCGCTGGGCGCGGTGTTCGCCGTCGACCCGGAGAGCGGGCGCGCGCGGGTGTGGCTGCACCACGAGCTGCTCGCCAGGCAGGACCCGCGCTCGCCGTTCCCCGGCGTCAACGGCGTCTCGGCGCACGCCGGACAGGTGCACCTGACCAGCACCGACCGCGGGCTGCTGCTGCGCTGCCCGGTGGACGCGGCGAACCCGGCCGCCGAGGTTGAGGTCGTGGCCACCGGGGTGTGCGGGGACGACCTGGCCGCCACCGACGACGGGGCGTTGTGGATCGCCACGCACACCGGGGACAGCGTGGTGCGCAGGCTGCCCGGCGGTGAGCTGGAGGAGGTCGCGGGGGTGCGGCAGGGCGCGGCCGGGGCGACGGCGGTGGCCGTGGACCCGGAAGCGCCGGAGGTGCTCTACGCGACCACGAACGGGGGCATGACGCGCTCGCGCGGACGGGCCCCCGGACCGGGGCGGCTGCTGCGGATCAGCCCCAGGGCGCGGTGA
- a CDS encoding FAD-dependent monooxygenase yields MTTVLISGAGIAGPALANLLTRAGFRVTVVERAKGLRTGGYPVDVRGPAVEALRRTGVLDAAAEAHVDLRRITFLTDGGEPFAEIDPLTMTGGSEGRDIEVPRGLLTDLLHASTGNDVDYRFSESITALTDRGDDVHVTFASGREEVFDLVVGADGLHSPVRRLVFGDESDFLRPLGLCFAGFTIPTPDSMVREARMQNAPGRIAAIYAPDGSGLSHGFLTTTAEGPLATARSSTEQIVAAVRAAFAGSAGIVPDLLAALDRADDVYADSVCQVRMDTWSRGRVALVGDAAFAPSFPTGQGTSLALVGAYVLAGELATRATHTEAFAAYREVVRDYADLNHGLADNGAARLVPRTGEALAARNTMLTSPPEGDPAPEQNHAINSLELPDYARLARL; encoded by the coding sequence ATGACCACCGTCCTGATCTCCGGAGCCGGGATCGCCGGCCCCGCGCTGGCGAACCTGCTCACCCGAGCCGGTTTCCGGGTCACCGTCGTCGAGCGCGCGAAGGGCCTGCGCACCGGCGGCTACCCCGTGGACGTCCGCGGCCCCGCCGTCGAGGCGCTCCGCCGCACCGGCGTCCTGGACGCCGCGGCCGAGGCGCACGTGGACCTGCGCCGCATCACCTTCCTCACCGACGGGGGCGAGCCGTTCGCCGAGATCGACCCCCTGACCATGACCGGGGGCTCCGAGGGCCGCGACATCGAGGTCCCCAGGGGCCTGCTCACCGACCTGCTGCACGCCAGCACCGGGAACGACGTCGACTACCGCTTCAGCGAGTCGATCACCGCGCTGACCGACCGGGGCGACGACGTGCACGTCACCTTCGCCAGCGGGCGGGAGGAGGTGTTCGACCTGGTCGTCGGCGCGGACGGCCTGCACTCCCCCGTGCGGCGCCTGGTGTTCGGCGACGAGTCGGACTTCCTGCGCCCGCTGGGCCTGTGCTTCGCGGGCTTCACCATCCCCACCCCGGACTCGATGGTCCGGGAGGCCCGGATGCAGAACGCGCCCGGCCGCATCGCCGCGATCTACGCCCCGGACGGCAGCGGCCTGTCCCACGGCTTCCTGACCACGACCGCCGAGGGCCCGCTGGCCACCGCGCGCAGCTCCACCGAGCAGATCGTGGCGGCGGTCCGGGCGGCGTTCGCGGGCAGCGCCGGGATCGTGCCGGACCTGCTCGCCGCGCTGGACCGCGCCGACGACGTCTACGCGGACTCGGTCTGCCAGGTGCGGATGGACACCTGGTCGCGCGGCCGGGTGGCCCTGGTCGGGGACGCCGCGTTCGCCCCGTCGTTCCCCACCGGCCAGGGCACCAGCCTCGCGCTGGTCGGCGCGTACGTGCTGGCCGGCGAACTGGCCACCCGCGCCACGCACACCGAGGCGTTCGCCGCCTACCGGGAGGTGGTGCGCGACTACGCGGACCTCAACCACGGGCTCGCCGACAACGGCGCGGCCAGGCTGGTCCCCCGCACCGGGGAGGCCCTGGCCGCCCGCAACACGATGCTGACGTCACCGCCCGAAGGCGACCCGGCGCCCGAGCAGAACCACGCGATCAACTCGCTGGAGCTGCCGGACTACGCTCGCCTGGCACGGCTCTAG
- a CDS encoding TetR/AcrR family transcriptional regulator, which yields MTASRPGGRSARVRGQVLAAVLELLARDGLRGLRYEEVAELAGVHKTSVYRRWPTRDALVAEAFSDFAERNAPLPDTGDLRADLVEYLCALGAVAGSPQGRALNALRWAGISEEGELRELLRGVWTGRLESLQRRLDRAVADGQLPWADAELLDGPLAGAVHQHARLGGEFTRARAELLVDVVLAGIRAVPGP from the coding sequence GTGACGGCGAGCAGGCCAGGGGGACGGTCGGCGCGGGTGCGCGGTCAGGTGCTGGCCGCGGTGCTGGAGCTGCTGGCCCGCGACGGGCTGCGCGGCCTGCGCTACGAGGAGGTCGCGGAGCTGGCCGGGGTGCACAAGACCAGCGTGTACCGCCGGTGGCCCACGCGCGACGCCCTGGTCGCCGAGGCGTTCTCCGACTTCGCCGAGCGCAACGCCCCCCTGCCCGACACCGGTGACCTGCGCGCGGACCTGGTGGAGTACCTGTGCGCGCTGGGCGCGGTGGCGGGCAGCCCGCAGGGGCGGGCGCTGAACGCGCTGCGGTGGGCCGGGATCAGCGAGGAGGGCGAGCTGCGCGAGCTGCTGCGGGGGGTGTGGACCGGGCGGTTGGAGTCGTTGCAGCGCAGGCTGGACCGCGCGGTGGCGGACGGGCAGCTGCCCTGGGCGGACGCCGAGCTGCTCGACGGGCCGCTCGCCGGGGCGGTGCACCAGCACGCGCGGTTGGGCGGGGAGTTCACCCGCGCCCGCGCCGAGCTGCTGGTGGACGTGGTGCTGGCGGGCATCCGGGCGGTTCCGGGGCCCTAG